The Hydrogenobacter thermophilus TK-6 genome window below encodes:
- a CDS encoding YkvA family protein, translating to MQDSKKEKILKKYYREVKMEDLRRAFFDKLSSVPPTMEYVRNLILDVKLFFRMLSDPNFDLREETRRDFVAVLLYFIESRDAIPDWIPMLGLWDDYKLARYVKQKHSQEIERYFAQVRHFVANYF from the coding sequence ATGCAGGACAGCAAAAAGGAAAAAATCCTCAAAAAGTACTACAGGGAAGTTAAGATGGAGGACCTAAGAAGGGCGTTTTTTGATAAACTTTCTTCTGTACCCCCTACTATGGAGTATGTGAGGAATCTCATTCTGGATGTAAAGCTGTTTTTTAGGATGCTGAGCGACCCCAACTTTGACCTGAGAGAGGAAACAAGGAGAGATTTTGTGGCGGTTCTCCTCTACTTTATAGAGAGCAGGGATGCCATCCCCGACTGGATACCTATGCTGGGTCTTTGGGATGACTACAAGCTGGCAAGGTATGTCAAACAAAAGCACAGTCAAGAGATAGAGAGATACTTTGCTCAGGTCAGGCACTTTGTTGCCAATTACTTCTGA